Proteins encoded within one genomic window of Paraburkholderia sp. HP33-1:
- a CDS encoding ABC transporter substrate-binding protein: MNRCKRWLGRLACVVVFVATHARADDGISFWVRAADAGFVTPLVATWNQGHPTKVNLTIIPSDDFVTKFGTASAGGAAPDVIAIDLIFVPEFARAGQLTDITDQAKKLPFYQTLSPSHLRLGSYQGKQYALPFSAESSMLLYNKSLFKRAGLNPDQPPKTWAELEADAKKITALGNGVKGFYFSGACGGCNIFTMTPYVWASGGDLFSADGKTATLNNPALEGTLAMYRRMWEAGDIPASAKTDSGANFINAFLTGKIGMVGSGAFSIGILKKTHPEIDFGLAYLPGQNGGWASFAGGDSIAIPVGSQHKQDALEFIKWSLSEQVQVDQFAKNGSIPVRVDLADNAYSKLDSRYLLAATAMSKGRTPYSAKFNQLINDPNGPWLAMIQEAVFGKGVDAAVSTAQARFTEILNAQ; encoded by the coding sequence ATGAATCGATGCAAGCGGTGGCTTGGGCGGTTGGCATGCGTGGTAGTGTTCGTCGCGACCCACGCACGGGCCGACGATGGCATTTCCTTCTGGGTGCGGGCAGCGGATGCGGGGTTCGTCACTCCGCTGGTCGCCACATGGAATCAAGGTCATCCGACCAAGGTGAATCTGACCATCATCCCGAGCGATGACTTCGTCACCAAGTTCGGCACCGCGTCGGCAGGAGGCGCCGCGCCCGACGTGATCGCCATCGACCTGATTTTCGTGCCCGAATTTGCGCGGGCGGGCCAGTTGACCGACATTACGGACCAAGCCAAAAAGCTGCCTTTCTACCAGACCCTCAGTCCCTCTCATCTTCGGCTCGGGAGTTACCAGGGCAAGCAATATGCGTTGCCTTTCAGCGCGGAAAGTTCGATGTTGCTGTACAACAAGAGCCTCTTCAAACGCGCAGGACTAAATCCCGACCAGCCGCCGAAGACGTGGGCCGAACTCGAAGCCGACGCCAAAAAGATCACCGCGCTCGGCAACGGAGTCAAGGGTTTCTATTTTTCCGGTGCGTGCGGCGGCTGCAACATCTTTACGATGACGCCCTATGTCTGGGCGTCCGGTGGCGACCTGTTCTCAGCAGACGGCAAGACGGCGACGCTCAATAATCCCGCGCTCGAAGGCACGCTTGCCATGTATCGCCGTATGTGGGAAGCGGGCGATATTCCAGCGAGCGCGAAAACGGACAGCGGCGCCAACTTCATCAACGCGTTCCTGACTGGCAAGATCGGCATGGTCGGTTCCGGTGCATTTTCAATCGGCATCCTGAAGAAAACGCATCCTGAGATCGACTTCGGCCTCGCCTATCTGCCCGGACAGAATGGCGGCTGGGCGAGCTTCGCCGGTGGTGACTCGATCGCCATCCCGGTGGGCTCGCAGCACAAGCAGGACGCGCTCGAATTCATCAAGTGGAGCCTCAGCGAACAAGTCCAGGTCGATCAGTTTGCGAAGAACGGCAGTATTCCCGTGCGTGTCGACCTCGCCGACAACGCCTATAGCAAGCTGGACAGCCGCTATCTGCTCGCCGCCACGGCGATGAGCAAAGGTCGCACGCCGTACAGCGCAAAGTTCAATCAGTTGATCAACGATCCGAACGGCCCCTGGCTCGCCATGATTCAGGAGGCGGTTTTCGGCAAGGGCGTCGATGCGGCCGTCTCGACTGCGCAGGCACGCTTCACCGAGATCCTGAACGCCCAGTAG
- a CDS encoding IS1182 family transposase → MMGQLGSGQDKLFYSFNLDSHVPREHLLRGIDHFLDLRDLRQHLAPFYSPMGRPSIDPELMIRMLIVGYCFGIRSERRLCEEVHLNLAYRWFCRLGLEDAVPEHSTFSKNRHGRFRDSDVLRHVFESVLGRCMSEGLVKGEGFAIDASIIRADASSVRGVPGSEPIDWGCVKGQSRAVREYLEALEEANPAGTEAAEMTESSTPPKRISLTDPAASWTAAKGGLPFFAYSTNYLIDLQAGIIVDVEATPANRSHEVESTRTMIDRVEQRRDLKPRRLAGDTAYGSAAMLAWMIEEKEIAPHVPVWDKTTRKDNTLSSSEFRWDELANEYRCPTGHALRSDRRKFRNPRSRITKADTIIYRASPLDCGSCSMKERCCPNTPFRKIARSIHEAARDEARRIAKTPEYKRSCRERKKVEMLFAHLKRILKLDRLRLRGPSGAHDEFLMAATAQNLRRMAKRFMPGSKQMNQTVA, encoded by the coding sequence ATGATGGGTCAACTGGGCAGCGGACAGGACAAACTCTTCTACTCGTTCAACCTCGATAGTCACGTCCCTCGCGAGCACCTGTTGAGAGGCATCGATCACTTTCTTGATCTGCGTGATCTACGCCAGCATCTTGCGCCGTTCTACAGTCCCATGGGACGGCCATCGATTGATCCGGAGCTCATGATCCGCATGTTGATTGTGGGCTACTGTTTCGGCATCCGGTCCGAGCGCAGGCTATGCGAAGAAGTGCATCTGAATCTGGCGTATCGATGGTTCTGCCGCCTGGGCCTGGAGGACGCCGTACCCGAACACTCGACATTCTCCAAGAACCGCCACGGTCGCTTCCGCGATAGCGATGTGCTGCGCCATGTGTTCGAGTCGGTACTGGGTCGGTGCATGTCCGAAGGGCTCGTAAAGGGTGAAGGATTCGCGATTGACGCGAGCATCATCAGAGCCGACGCGAGTTCTGTACGCGGTGTTCCGGGTTCTGAACCCATCGACTGGGGTTGTGTCAAGGGCCAAAGCCGTGCCGTGCGGGAGTATCTGGAAGCGTTGGAAGAAGCGAATCCAGCAGGCACCGAAGCGGCGGAGATGACAGAGTCATCGACGCCTCCAAAGAGGATATCCCTGACGGATCCCGCTGCGAGCTGGACAGCCGCCAAGGGTGGCTTGCCGTTCTTCGCCTACTCGACCAATTATCTGATTGACCTGCAAGCAGGGATCATCGTTGACGTCGAGGCGACGCCCGCGAACCGTTCCCACGAAGTGGAATCAACCAGGACGATGATTGATCGCGTTGAGCAGCGGCGCGATCTCAAACCTCGACGTCTTGCAGGCGACACCGCGTATGGCTCAGCAGCGATGCTTGCCTGGATGATCGAAGAGAAGGAAATTGCACCACATGTTCCGGTCTGGGATAAAACGACGCGCAAGGACAATACATTGTCCAGCAGCGAGTTCCGATGGGATGAACTCGCTAATGAATATCGCTGTCCTACCGGGCACGCACTACGCAGTGATCGGCGCAAATTCAGGAATCCGCGCTCGCGCATCACGAAGGCAGACACGATCATCTATCGGGCAAGCCCGCTCGACTGCGGGAGCTGTTCGATGAAGGAGCGCTGCTGCCCGAATACACCATTCCGCAAGATTGCCCGCAGCATCCATGAAGCTGCACGCGACGAGGCCAGGCGTATTGCGAAGACGCCTGAATACAAGCGATCTTGCCGTGAGCGAAAGAAGGTGGAAATGCTCTTTGCGCATCTCAAACGCATCCTGAAACTGGACCGTTTGCGACTGCGAGGTCCAAGCGGTGCTCATGATGAGTTCCTGATGGCAGCGACTGCGCAAAACCTGCGAAGAATGGCCAAGCGGTTCATGCCTGGAAGCAAGCAGATGAACCAGACCGTTGCATGA
- a CDS encoding ABC transporter ATP-binding protein, which translates to MTGIQLNGVTKRYGETEVITGLDLNIHEGEFLVFLGPSGCGKSTLLRMIAGLEGVSEGQISIGGREVTHLPPARRDVAMVFQHYALYPHMTVYDNMAFGLRNSGVVASEIDRRITEAARMLELDPLLKRRPAQLSGGQRQRVAIGRAVVKEPQAFLFDEPLSNLDAALRTRTRVELARIHRRLTSTMVFVTHDQIEAMTLATRIVVMNRGRIEQIGAPLDIYRRPATRFVAGFIGAPAMNFIDVEPAGESGGRLLARLPVDNVVIPTTIAAGRLPPGQFTLGIRAEHVVIDAGGALNGRAEFIERLGDRSLAHVSLASNQMIVIEIPREYELQPGDPLRMSLDAAHLHLFDANGIAHHGD; encoded by the coding sequence GTGACGGGCATTCAGCTCAACGGCGTGACAAAGCGGTATGGCGAGACGGAAGTGATCACCGGTCTCGACCTCAATATCCACGAGGGCGAATTCCTCGTCTTTCTAGGTCCATCCGGTTGCGGTAAGTCGACGCTGCTGCGCATGATCGCCGGGCTGGAGGGCGTCAGCGAAGGGCAGATCAGCATCGGTGGCCGGGAGGTCACCCATCTGCCGCCAGCCAGGCGCGATGTCGCGATGGTGTTCCAGCATTACGCGCTCTATCCGCACATGACGGTCTACGACAACATGGCGTTCGGATTGCGCAACTCGGGTGTCGTCGCGAGCGAGATCGACCGGCGCATTACCGAAGCCGCCCGCATGCTCGAACTCGATCCACTGCTCAAGCGCCGCCCCGCGCAACTGTCGGGCGGTCAGCGTCAGCGGGTCGCGATCGGCCGCGCGGTGGTCAAGGAACCGCAAGCGTTTCTGTTCGACGAGCCGTTGTCGAACCTCGATGCGGCGTTGCGCACCCGCACCCGGGTCGAATTGGCGCGCATCCATCGGCGCCTCACTTCGACGATGGTGTTCGTCACGCACGATCAGATCGAAGCAATGACGCTCGCGACGCGCATCGTCGTGATGAACCGCGGTCGCATCGAGCAAATCGGCGCGCCGCTCGATATCTACCGGCGTCCGGCCACGCGCTTCGTAGCCGGCTTCATCGGCGCACCGGCAATGAACTTCATCGATGTCGAACCGGCGGGCGAAAGCGGCGGCCGGTTGCTCGCGCGCCTGCCGGTCGACAACGTCGTGATTCCGACCACGATCGCGGCCGGCAGATTGCCGCCGGGCCAATTCACCCTCGGCATCCGCGCTGAGCATGTGGTGATCGACGCCGGCGGTGCGCTCAACGGTCGCGCTGAATTCATCGAGCGCCTCGGCGATCGTTCGCTGGCGCACGTGAGTCTGGCCAGCAATCAGATGATCGTGATCGAGATTCCACGCGAGTACGAATTGCAGCCCGGCGACCCGCTGCGTATGAGTCTCGACGCCGCCCATCTGCACCTGTTCGACGCCAACGGGATCGCCCATCATGGCGACTGA
- a CDS encoding glycoside hydrolase family 127 protein, producing MNDTRTLRQPVVVDSASTRYARVKPVAVTAVELRGDFWGRRFATNIEKTLPSQWDLLESTGRLNNFRRVSGDHDGPFEGIFFNDSDLYKWLEAASWAVASGPHELLEKRIDEGIALIERAQDEDGYIDSYFSVERKAERWSNLRDLHEMYCAGHLIQAAVAHHRATGESRLLNVATRFADLLCDRFGPEAEGKMEAIDGHEEIEMALIELARETGNDRYLALARFFIKARGRGLLAGGRFGDAYFQDEVPFEQMETLAGHAVRALYMSCGVTDLYLETGEAGLLPRLETLWDRLVARRMYITGGVGARHDGESLGADFELPNGQAYTETCAAIGSMMWCHRMFAATGDARYADLFEWTLYNGMLPGWSLGGQGYYYVNPLEDDGGHRRQPWYYCACCPPNVARTVASLPGYVYGIDADSIYVQQYMESDAQIDFNGRTVALRQRTRYPWDGAIEIGVDAQGEFALKLRVPGWVDGAAGFVTPRDSAAATTRTHAPIRLTVNGQPVDANPDASGHIVIRRLWQPADVVRMTLPMSLRAWQSHPKVPDNRGRIALSRGPLLYCVERADMPGVDLDELYVDPHQLEEEWREDQLDGVVVLKGAAQKREIDSSWSGALYRPLNHAADATQRDDATVIAIPYFAWHNGESGPMKVWLNYRGD from the coding sequence ATGAACGACACAAGAACCTTGCGACAGCCTGTAGTAGTCGATTCCGCGTCTACCCGCTACGCGCGCGTCAAACCCGTCGCCGTCACCGCAGTCGAACTGCGCGGCGACTTCTGGGGGCGACGGTTTGCGACGAACATCGAAAAGACCCTGCCGAGCCAGTGGGACCTGCTTGAAAGCACCGGGCGGCTGAACAATTTCCGCCGGGTGTCCGGCGACCATGACGGCCCCTTCGAAGGCATATTTTTCAACGACTCCGACTTGTACAAGTGGCTCGAAGCCGCGTCGTGGGCAGTGGCAAGCGGACCTCACGAGCTGCTGGAGAAGCGCATAGATGAAGGCATTGCCCTGATCGAACGCGCGCAGGACGAAGACGGATATATCGACAGCTATTTCAGCGTGGAACGGAAGGCGGAGCGTTGGAGCAACCTGCGCGACCTGCACGAGATGTACTGCGCAGGCCATTTGATCCAGGCTGCGGTCGCGCACCACCGGGCGACCGGAGAGAGCCGCTTGTTGAACGTGGCGACCCGTTTCGCCGATCTCTTGTGCGATCGTTTCGGCCCCGAGGCGGAAGGGAAGATGGAGGCTATCGACGGGCACGAGGAAATCGAAATGGCGCTCATCGAACTCGCGCGCGAAACGGGCAATGACCGGTATCTCGCGCTGGCGCGCTTCTTTATCAAGGCGCGCGGTCGCGGCCTGCTCGCGGGCGGCCGATTCGGCGACGCGTATTTCCAGGACGAGGTGCCATTCGAGCAAATGGAAACACTGGCTGGGCATGCAGTGCGCGCCTTGTACATGTCGTGCGGCGTGACCGATCTCTACCTGGAGACCGGCGAAGCAGGCCTGCTACCGCGGCTTGAAACGCTGTGGGACCGGCTGGTCGCGCGTCGCATGTACATTACTGGCGGCGTCGGCGCGCGGCACGACGGCGAATCGCTCGGGGCCGACTTCGAGTTGCCGAACGGCCAGGCTTATACCGAGACTTGCGCGGCGATTGGCAGCATGATGTGGTGCCACCGGATGTTTGCCGCAACGGGAGACGCACGTTACGCCGACCTGTTCGAGTGGACGTTGTACAACGGCATGCTGCCGGGCTGGTCGCTTGGTGGGCAAGGGTATTACTACGTGAATCCGCTGGAGGACGACGGCGGCCATCGCCGGCAACCCTGGTACTACTGTGCGTGCTGCCCGCCGAATGTCGCGCGCACGGTTGCGTCGCTGCCCGGCTACGTCTATGGGATCGATGCCGACTCGATCTACGTGCAACAGTACATGGAGAGCGATGCGCAGATCGATTTCAACGGGCGCACGGTGGCACTGCGCCAGCGCACGCGGTATCCGTGGGACGGCGCTATTGAAATCGGCGTTGATGCGCAGGGCGAGTTCGCGCTCAAGTTGCGGGTCCCCGGATGGGTCGACGGCGCGGCTGGATTCGTGACGCCTCGCGATAGCGCAGCGGCTACAACGAGAACGCATGCGCCGATCAGGCTGACCGTCAACGGCCAACCGGTCGACGCAAACCCGGACGCGAGCGGCCACATTGTGATCAGGCGATTATGGCAACCCGCAGATGTGGTCCGGATGACGTTGCCCATGAGCCTGCGCGCCTGGCAAAGTCACCCGAAGGTTCCCGACAACCGCGGCCGGATCGCGTTGAGTCGCGGGCCCCTGCTGTACTGCGTCGAACGCGCCGACATGCCAGGCGTCGATCTCGACGAGCTGTATGTCGATCCACACCAACTCGAAGAGGAATGGCGAGAAGATCAACTCGATGGCGTCGTAGTGCTCAAGGGCGCTGCGCAGAAACGCGAAATCGATTCGAGCTGGTCGGGGGCACTTTACCGGCCGCTGAATCACGCGGCGGATGCAACGCAGCGCGACGATGCCACTGTGATCGCTATCCCTTACTTCGCCTGGCATAACGGCGAAAGCGGACCCATGAAGGTCTGGCTGAACTATCGAGGGGACTGA
- a CDS encoding carbohydrate ABC transporter permease, with protein sequence MDVLNEAPPGGTRFAPPGKLRKQRGGTGRRGRAGYWFVLPCLTFTAVFFLLPLAMTIGMSFYHWPLMGVPSFAGIRNYFDLLHDASFWGALWFTTEYTLLVTPAIFVVAFALALLVNQASRFVGIFRTAFFLPVVIGMTTASLLWVWLFNDQVGIFSAILMQLGIVSEPVQWLGDTHSALASLIVMVVWKACGFTMVILLVGMQAIPRDLYEAARIDGAQWWAQQRYITLPMMRRTFALALIMAVIGSYLAFEQFYVMTRGGPMNSTITVVHWIYRASFTYFKLGYGAAMSVVLLIVLLALSVMQMVLLRDDDE encoded by the coding sequence ATGGACGTGCTGAACGAAGCGCCGCCCGGCGGCACCCGTTTCGCGCCGCCGGGCAAGCTCCGGAAGCAGCGTGGGGGAACGGGCCGCCGCGGGCGCGCTGGATACTGGTTCGTGCTGCCTTGCCTGACCTTTACGGCGGTATTTTTTCTCCTGCCGTTGGCAATGACGATCGGCATGTCGTTCTACCACTGGCCACTGATGGGCGTGCCCTCGTTTGCGGGAATTCGCAACTATTTCGACCTGCTGCACGACGCGTCGTTCTGGGGCGCGCTGTGGTTTACGACCGAGTACACGCTGCTCGTCACGCCAGCGATCTTCGTGGTGGCTTTCGCGCTGGCGTTGCTGGTGAATCAGGCAAGCCGCTTTGTCGGCATCTTCCGGACTGCGTTTTTCTTGCCGGTCGTCATCGGCATGACGACGGCGAGCCTGCTGTGGGTATGGCTGTTCAACGATCAGGTCGGCATCTTCAGTGCGATCCTGATGCAACTGGGTATCGTCAGCGAGCCGGTGCAGTGGCTCGGCGACACCCATTCGGCCCTTGCCTCGCTGATCGTCATGGTGGTGTGGAAAGCCTGCGGCTTCACGATGGTGATCCTTCTGGTCGGTATGCAGGCCATCCCGCGGGATCTCTACGAGGCAGCCCGTATCGACGGCGCGCAGTGGTGGGCGCAACAGCGCTACATCACGCTGCCGATGATGCGGCGCACCTTCGCGCTCGCGCTGATCATGGCGGTTATCGGTTCCTACCTGGCATTCGAGCAGTTCTACGTGATGACCCGAGGTGGGCCGATGAACAGCACGATCACGGTGGTGCACTGGATCTATCGGGCTTCGTTCACGTATTTCAAGCTGGGCTACGGCGCGGCGATGTCGGTGGTGCTGCTGATCGTGTTGCTCGCACTGAGCGTGATGCAGATGGTTCTTCTGCGAGACGACGATGAGTAA
- a CDS encoding NAD-dependent epimerase/dehydratase family protein, whose protein sequence is MAKRVIVTGGSGLAGKWVVQNLVEHGYEVMNLDRVPMAARTARTLITDITDAGQVFNALASSTAPGEFVDDLEPKPIDAIVHFAAIPRIMITPDNEVYRINVMGTYNILDAASKLGIRKVIVASSETTYGMVFAHRDRSPEYFPLDEEYPVNPMDSYATSKVINEVTAKAFHARTGSDIYCFRIGNVLEPSDYAKFPEWLKDPALRKRIAWSYIDGRDLASACRLAIEKDGLGFQVMNVAADDVSSDVPTAELLQRYYPGVPLKKQLGEFETLLSNEKLKRLLGWKQQHYWRDEAKRIVQ, encoded by the coding sequence ATGGCGAAGCGAGTGATTGTGACCGGTGGCAGCGGCCTGGCCGGAAAATGGGTCGTCCAGAACCTGGTCGAGCACGGTTACGAGGTGATGAATCTTGATCGCGTACCCATGGCAGCGCGCACGGCGCGCACGTTGATCACGGACATCACCGATGCGGGCCAGGTATTCAATGCGCTGGCATCGAGCACGGCGCCGGGAGAATTCGTCGACGACCTCGAACCAAAGCCGATCGACGCGATTGTGCATTTTGCGGCGATCCCTCGCATCATGATAACGCCTGACAACGAGGTCTACCGGATCAACGTGATGGGCACGTACAACATCCTCGACGCAGCGTCGAAGCTTGGCATCCGCAAGGTGATCGTCGCATCGAGCGAAACCACATACGGTATGGTGTTCGCGCACCGGGATCGCAGTCCAGAGTACTTCCCGCTCGACGAGGAATACCCGGTGAACCCGATGGACAGCTATGCAACGTCAAAGGTTATCAACGAAGTGACGGCGAAGGCGTTCCACGCGCGCACCGGCTCTGACATTTACTGCTTTCGTATTGGCAACGTGCTCGAACCCAGCGACTACGCGAAGTTTCCGGAGTGGCTCAAGGATCCAGCACTGCGCAAGAGGATTGCGTGGAGCTATATCGACGGCCGCGATCTCGCGAGCGCGTGCCGGCTCGCCATCGAAAAGGACGGCCTCGGTTTTCAGGTCATGAACGTCGCGGCCGACGACGTGTCGTCCGACGTACCCACCGCGGAACTGCTCCAACGCTACTACCCCGGCGTGCCGCTCAAAAAGCAACTAGGCGAGTTCGAGACCCTGCTCAGCAACGAGAAGCTCAAGCGCCTGCTTGGGTGGAAACAGCAACACTACTGGCGCGACGAGGCGAAAAGGATCGTCCAGTAG
- a CDS encoding carbohydrate ABC transporter permease, which produces MSNKLRSAETGFGQLPPPTPMQASVPALHYAGHARQLKVRLQVVLYYLVCGVVTLLFLFPIAWSALTSFYSPADASASPPRWIPSRLSVENYQNLAGYGEGIWRYLGNSASVALMTVAMTLVLSTLGGYGFSRFRFRGRNLIFVVILATLMIPFQSILNPLFVLLRWLHLQGTLFGLALVYTTFQLPFAVFMMRNSFDSVPLEIEDASLIDGCSSLQSLRMIMLPLVLPGLVTAGLFAFFGSWNELLAALILLGDARHYTLPVMLLNAQSGQLGAIDWGLMQAGITISILPCAILFLLLQRFYINGLIAGAVKA; this is translated from the coding sequence ATGAGTAACAAGCTACGCTCCGCCGAGACTGGTTTCGGTCAGCTGCCGCCGCCAACCCCGATGCAGGCCAGCGTGCCCGCCTTGCACTATGCCGGCCACGCACGGCAACTGAAGGTGCGGCTCCAGGTGGTTCTCTACTACCTGGTCTGCGGAGTCGTCACGCTGCTCTTTCTATTTCCGATCGCCTGGTCCGCGCTCACCTCGTTCTATTCGCCTGCCGATGCGAGCGCGTCCCCGCCACGCTGGATTCCGTCCCGTCTGTCGGTCGAGAATTACCAGAACCTCGCGGGTTACGGCGAAGGGATCTGGCGTTACCTCGGCAACAGTGCGTCCGTGGCGCTGATGACGGTAGCGATGACCCTCGTACTGTCGACGCTCGGCGGTTACGGATTCTCGAGATTCCGCTTCCGGGGGCGCAATCTGATCTTCGTCGTCATCCTGGCGACGCTGATGATTCCGTTCCAGTCGATCCTCAACCCGCTCTTCGTGTTGCTGCGCTGGCTGCATCTGCAAGGTACGCTGTTTGGGCTTGCACTCGTCTACACGACGTTCCAGTTGCCGTTTGCCGTGTTCATGATGCGCAACTCGTTCGACTCGGTTCCGCTGGAAATCGAGGATGCATCGCTAATCGATGGATGCAGTTCGCTTCAGTCGCTGCGCATGATCATGTTGCCGCTGGTGCTGCCTGGGCTCGTGACGGCCGGCCTGTTCGCCTTCTTCGGTTCCTGGAATGAACTGCTGGCTGCGCTGATCCTGCTCGGCGACGCCAGACACTACACCCTCCCGGTCATGCTGTTGAACGCGCAAAGCGGACAGCTCGGGGCGATCGACTGGGGACTGATGCAGGCCGGCATCACGATTTCGATCCTGCCGTGCGCGATTCTTTTCCTGTTGCTGCAGCGCTTTTACATCAATGGTCTGATTGCTGGTGCGGTCAAGGCATAA
- a CDS encoding carbohydrate ABC transporter permease, giving the protein MATERSLTGALPKARQRRFDYPLASWSNGLFVLPFVTVYVLLLVVPLAYGWWLSLQNVDLLAGTTEFIGLRNYVDLASDPIFRGAVRNTFYFVFMTVPMFVALGLALALVLNRPGRFCAALRAIFFGSSVLSVTIVTLVWKLVLMPGRGLLADVSHALNIPEYVPLVHEATALPMIAIVTVWWIVGLPMMLFLAALQQIPQELYEAAALDNATRWRTFVSITLPSIRRTVALVAVIEAVFQFQLFGQAQLLTDGGPNNASRPLVQFIYESGFRQWLFGYSAAAAQVLFALMLLGVAVQAWIVRRKDPV; this is encoded by the coding sequence ATGGCGACTGAGCGCTCGCTGACGGGCGCTCTGCCGAAAGCGCGGCAACGCCGTTTCGACTACCCCCTCGCGTCCTGGTCGAACGGGCTGTTCGTGTTGCCGTTCGTGACCGTCTACGTGCTGTTGCTGGTCGTGCCGCTCGCGTACGGCTGGTGGCTGAGCTTGCAGAACGTCGATCTGCTCGCCGGCACTACCGAGTTTATCGGTCTGAGGAACTATGTCGACCTCGCGTCAGATCCGATCTTTCGCGGCGCCGTGCGCAACACGTTCTACTTCGTGTTCATGACCGTGCCGATGTTCGTCGCGCTCGGTCTTGCGCTCGCGCTCGTGCTCAACCGGCCAGGCCGGTTCTGCGCCGCGCTGCGTGCGATCTTCTTCGGTTCGTCGGTGCTGTCGGTGACGATCGTCACGCTCGTCTGGAAGCTGGTATTGATGCCGGGCCGTGGACTGCTCGCCGATGTCAGCCACGCGCTGAACATTCCCGAGTACGTGCCGCTCGTTCATGAAGCCACGGCGCTGCCGATGATCGCAATCGTCACCGTGTGGTGGATCGTCGGTCTGCCGATGATGCTGTTTCTTGCCGCGCTTCAACAGATCCCGCAGGAGTTGTACGAAGCGGCCGCGCTCGATAACGCAACCCGTTGGCGCACGTTCGTATCGATCACGTTGCCGTCGATCCGGCGCACTGTCGCGCTGGTTGCGGTGATCGAAGCGGTGTTCCAGTTCCAGTTGTTCGGTCAGGCGCAACTGCTGACCGACGGTGGCCCGAACAACGCGTCGCGACCACTTGTCCAGTTCATTTACGAATCCGGCTTTCGCCAATGGTTGTTCGGCTATTCGGCTGCCGCGGCCCAGGTGCTGTTCGCACTGATGCTGCTAGGTGTCGCCGTGCAGGCATGGATCGTACGCAGAAAGGATCCCGTATGA
- a CDS encoding AraC family transcriptional regulator has translation MSDSALRLAWLPPIEASNGGLFVSRGLGVHPSRRIQSYELIYVRQGCLKLHEDGQQFEVNAGETLLLWPGRLHGGTSPFAPELKFYWVHFTVPETPLAESASRVLLEIPQHARVERPDHLSGMFQRLLNDQQIYGVQSLPDSLTILQMLWELKRSRVAATAVDGAPQQLAASADRWIRTHFHEAISASSIAAHLGCNADYLGRVYRAVYGHTLTDAVHERRMLHAAIVLAEDRLTIAQVAYECGFEDSGYFRRLFKKSKGMTPNAFRRLHLRVHVNTA, from the coding sequence ATGTCAGATTCTGCACTCCGCCTCGCCTGGTTGCCGCCTATCGAAGCCAGTAACGGCGGCCTTTTCGTATCGCGCGGCCTGGGTGTGCATCCGTCGCGGAGAATCCAGTCATACGAACTGATCTATGTCCGGCAGGGGTGCCTCAAGCTTCATGAGGACGGTCAGCAATTCGAGGTGAATGCGGGGGAAACATTGCTGCTCTGGCCTGGCCGGTTGCACGGCGGCACGTCACCGTTTGCCCCCGAACTCAAGTTTTACTGGGTGCATTTCACCGTGCCTGAAACGCCTTTGGCCGAATCGGCTTCCCGTGTGCTGTTGGAAATTCCACAGCACGCACGGGTCGAAAGGCCAGATCACCTGTCGGGGATGTTCCAACGCCTGCTGAACGATCAGCAAATCTATGGCGTCCAATCATTGCCGGACAGCCTTACGATCCTGCAGATGCTCTGGGAACTGAAGCGCTCGCGCGTCGCCGCTACTGCTGTCGACGGGGCGCCCCAGCAGTTGGCGGCTAGCGCCGACCGATGGATCCGTACGCACTTTCATGAGGCGATCAGTGCCTCGTCGATTGCGGCGCACCTCGGCTGCAACGCGGACTATCTCGGACGCGTGTATCGAGCCGTCTATGGCCACACGCTGACCGACGCTGTCCATGAACGTCGCATGCTGCATGCCGCGATCGTTCTTGCCGAAGACCGGTTGACGATCGCGCAGGTCGCCTACGAATGCGGATTCGAGGACAGCGGATATTTCCGGAGACTTTTCAAGAAAAGTAAAGGTATGACGCCGAATGCATTCCGACGGCTGCATTTACGGGTTCATGTCAATACAGCCTGA